The Vicinamibacteria bacterium genome includes a window with the following:
- a CDS encoding amidohydrolase family protein, whose protein sequence is MNRLALLLIAALPSSAVAQDRIALRAGTVLDGSGNALASAVVVVRGERIESVGTEVPSDAELIDLGGATLLPGLVDLHTHLAEVPGVHWEDALLKTTPSRAALHGAKNALDTLRAGFTTCRDMGPTWPYVDVDLRDAIESGIVPGPRIQVAGNYVSATGGAGDARQFSIYVDVPAVQNLADGVD, encoded by the coding sequence ATGAATCGACTCGCGTTGCTTCTCATCGCGGCGCTGCCCTCGTCGGCCGTCGCCCAGGACCGCATCGCGCTGCGCGCCGGGACGGTTCTCGACGGATCGGGGAACGCACTCGCTTCCGCGGTCGTCGTCGTGCGGGGGGAACGGATCGAATCGGTGGGAACCGAGGTCCCTTCGGACGCCGAGCTCATCGACCTCGGCGGCGCGACGCTTCTGCCAGGCCTCGTCGATCTCCATACTCATCTCGCCGAAGTTCCCGGCGTTCACTGGGAAGACGCGTTGTTGAAGACGACGCCTTCTCGAGCGGCCTTGCACGGTGCGAAGAACGCCCTGGACACTCTGCGCGCCGGGTTCACGACCTGCCGCGATATGGGACCGACGTGGCCTTATGTGGACGTCGACCTGCGCGACGCCATCGAATCGGGAATCGTTCCCGGTCCGCGCATTCAGGTGGCGGGCAACTATGTCAGTGCCACGGGGGGTGCGGGCGACGCCCGCCAGTTCTCGATCTACGTCGACGTTCCCGCGGTCCAAAACCTCGCCGACGGGGTCGAT